The genomic segment GGACAACGGGGAGAAACACCTGTGCGCGTACGTGGTGTGCAAGGGCGGACTCGACCAGCAGGCCCTGCGAGATCAACTGGGCAGGCTGCTGCCGGACTACATGATCCCGTCCTACTTCGTGACGCTGGATGAACTCCCGCTGACGGCGAACGGGAAGGTGAACCGTAAAGCCCTGCCCGCCCCCGATGCAACGGCAGGGGTTGAATACGCCCCACCATCGAGCGAAACGGAGGTGCGGTTGGTGGAAACCTGGTCGGAAGTGCTGAGTATCCCGCAGGAGGCGATCAGCGTAACGGCCAACTTCTTCAGCATAGGGGGTAACTCCCTGCGGGCCACGGTGCTTATCGGGAGGATGCACCGGGAGTTGGGCGTAGATCTTCCCATGCGGGAGGTGTTCAGGAACCCGACCATCCGTGAGCTCGCATTACTGATGGATATTATCATGAGAGGCAAAAGTGCACAGCCAATAAGTTATGTAAATAAAGAAATAATTGTACTATGATAGCATCCGAACTACTAGTCAAGCTATTCGATCTTGGCGTTGACCTGAATGTTGACGACGATAAGCTTATCATTGCTGCTGGACCAGGCCTTTTGACAGAGGAATTGGTTCTTGAGATCAGGGCTCACAAGGGTGAGATTCTGGATATCCTAAAGTTAAGATCAAAGAATAAAATATTTCATGATATAAACCCCGCTCCGGAGAAACCCTACTACCCATTATCCTCTGCCCAGAGGCGCTTGTACCTACTTCAGCAGTTGGAGTTAGGTTCAACTGCTTACAACATGCCCGGTGTTATACCGTTAGGTTCAGGAATGGACAAAACTAAAATAGAATGGGTTTTCCGGCAGCTAATTGCTCGACACGATAGTCTCCGTACGAGTTTTGAGGTGATCGGGGATGAACCTGTTCAGCGGGTCCATAAGGAGGTGGATTTTAGCATAGATAGTTATACGATTGAAAAATCGGAAGTGCAAGAGAGGAGTGCAAGTTTCATACAAGCCTTCTATTTGTCCAGAGCACCACTTTTACGGGTTGCGGCGTTTGATGTAAAAGGGGAGGAGAGCCTCCTGATGATAGACATGCACCACATCATCGGCGATGGGGTTTCGCAGGGCATACTGGAAGCGGAGTACCAAGCGCTCTGCTCGGGAGAAGTGCTACCCCCGCTGAGGCTTCAGTACAAGGACTACAGCGAGTGGCTGAACAGCGTGGAGCACCAGGAACGGGTTAAGGGGCATGAGGAATACTGGGTGAATAGGTTCGCCGGAGAACTCCCAGTTCTGAGCCTGCCCGTTGACTATCCTCGCCCATCAATACAGAGTTACGATGGAGCAATTGTAGACTTCGTTTTAAGCAAAGAGGAAACTAAAAGAATTAAGTCGGTGGGTGAGCAACATGGACTTACCCTGTACATGAGCCTCCTATCGGCTTACACCATTCTACTATCGAGGCTGAGCGGTCAGGAGGACATCATCGTGGGTACGCCGATAGCGGGACGTAACCATCCCGATCTGGAGGGTATTGTCGGGATGTTCGTGAATACGCTGGTCATCCGGAGCAGTTTAGAAAGCGGCGATACCCTGAAGGGCTTCATGGAAAGGATGAAGCAGTCCTCTCTAGAGGCTTTCGAGCATCAGGACTACCCGTTCGAGGATCTGGTGGAAAAGGTATCGGTGAATAGGGATCTGAGCCGTAATCCGCTTTTCGATGCATTGTTCAGTCTTCAGAATCAGGCGGAGTATACGAGAGATATTTCGATGCTCAGCGAACAGGTCTACATCCATGAACTAGGTGTGTCGAAGTTCGATCTTACACTAACGGTAATTGACGGCGGTGAGCAATTGCTATTGAGTTTCGAATATTGCACAAAACTTTTCAAGCCAGAAACTATAGAACGCTATATTGGTTATTTCAAGCGGATAGTGAATCAAATAGCTACTACTCCGGAGATACAGTTATCAAGGGTAGAGTTGCTGAATGATGAGGAGCGACACCAACTACTGTACGAGTTCAATGATACGCAGTTCAGCTACCCGCGGGGCAAGACGGTTCACCAGCTCTTCGAGGATCAGGTGGAGAAAACGCCGGATAGAGTATCGGTCATCTACGACGGTAAACCGATGACCTACGCGGAGCTGGATGGCAAGGCTGATCGGTTAGCCGGTTACCTTCTACAGAAAGGGTACGGTGGTAAGCAGCTGGTCGGCATCATGGCCGACCGCTCCGCCGAGATGGTCGTCGGCATCCTGGGGGTGCTGAAATCGGGTAGCGCGTACCTCCCCCTCGATGTCGATCACCCCAGGGAGCGGAACGAAAGGATAGTCCTCAGCAGCGGGGTAAAGGTGTTGCTAACCAATATGGCTGGACTTGAGCAGGATGGCGTGGAGGTTCTAGCCCTCGCCGATGGTATTGCTGAGGGTCAGAACGAGGCGGATCGTAGGGGTAGCGGGGATGATCTGGCCTACGTCATCTACACCTCCGGCTCCACCGGGGAGCCCAAGGGGGTAATGGTGGAGCACCAGAACATCGTTAACTTCGTGTTCGGGATGCGGGAGGTCTTCCGCATGCCGGAGGGCTCGGCGTTGCTCTCGCTGACCACGATCTCGTTCGACATTTTCGGGCTTGAGGTCTACGTCCCGCTGCTCGGAGGGGCTAGCGTGGTAATCGGTAGCGGGGAGGATCAGCGGGATGTGAGCCGGATACTGCATTTGGTGGCTGATCATAAAATAGCCGTGCTCCAGCTGACCCCCTCGAGGCTCCGGCAGCTCCTCTCAGGGCTGGGCTCACCGGCGCAGCTCAAAGGCGTAGAGACCCTGCTGGTCGGGGGCGAAGAATTCCCCCTCCAGCTCCTGGAGGAGGCACGGCGGGCGTTTACCGGGAGGATCTACAACGTATACGGACCGACGGAGACCACGATCTGGTCGACGTACAAGGAGGTGACTGAGGGGCCGCTGAGCATCGGGCGACCAATCATCAATACACAGGTAAGGATTTTGGGTGCTGGAAATACCCTTCAACCGATTGGCGTAGCCGGAGAGCTTTGCATTTTAGGCGATGGAGTTGCTCGTGGGTACTATAAGAACCAACGGCTCACCGAGGAGAAGTTCATAGATATTTCGAATGGTGAAGGAGAACTAGCGAGGATTTACCGCACGGGCGATCTGGCCCGCTGGCTACCGGATGGGAACATCGAGTTTCTGGGGCGGATGGACAGCCAGGTGAAGATCCGGGGGTATCGGATCGAGCTCGGAGAGGTGGAGAGCGCAATCCTGAGGTCGGATGCAATCAGGGAATGCGTGGTCATCGCCAGGGAGGACAACGGGGAGAAACACCTGTGCGCGTACGTGGTGTGCAAGGGCGGACTCGACCAGCAGGCCCTGCGAGATCAACTGGGCAGGCTGCTGCCGGACTACATGATCCCGTCCTACTTCGTGACGCTGGATGAACTCCCGCTGACGGCGAACGGAAAGATTAACCGTAAAGCCCTGCCCGCCCCCGATGCAACGGCAGGGGTTGAGTACGCCCCCCCGTCGGGCGAAACGGAGGTGCGACTGGTGGGAACTTGGTCGGAGGTGCTGGGCATCCCGCAGGAGGCGATCAGCGTGACGGCCAACTTCTTCAGCATAGGGGGTAACTCCCTGCGGGCCACGGTGCTGATCGGGAGGATGCACCGGGAGCTGGGCGTAGAGCTGCCCATGCGGGAGGTGTTCAGGAACCCGACCATCCGGGAGCTCGCACTATTGATTGATATTATTATGAGAGACAACAGTACAAAGTTAATAAGTAATGTAGAGAAAGAGAGAATTGTACTATGATAGCATCCGAACTACTAGTCAAGCTATTCGATCTTGGCGTTGATCTTAATATTGAAGGTGATAAACTTATTATTGATGCAGCTCCTGGCCTTTTGACAGAGGAATTGATCCTTGAGATCAGGGCTCACAAGGGCGAGATACTGGATATCCTAAAGCTGAGATCGAAGAATAAAATTTTTCATGATATAAACCCCGCACCTGAGAAACCCTACTACCCCTTATCCTCCGCCCAGAGACGCTTGTACCTGTTGCAGCAAATGGAGATAGAATCTACTGCATACAACATGTTATATACCAGATTTATCAATATAAATTTCGATAAATCAAAATTAGAATGGGTTTTCCGACAGTTGATAGCCCGGCATGAGAGCCTCCGTACGAGTTTTGAGGTAATCGGGGATGAACCCGTTCAGCGGGTTCATAAGGAGGTGGATTTTTGCGTTGAAAGCTATACAATTGAAAAATCGGAGGCGCAAGAGCGCAGTTCAAATTTCATAAAAGCCTTCGATTTGTCACGGGCGCCTCTTTTACGGGTTGCGGTGTTTGAGGTAAAAGGGGAGGGAAGCCTCCTGATGATCGACATGCACCACATCATCGGCGATGGGGTTTCGCAGGGCATACTGGAGGCGGAGTACCAAGCGCTCTACTTCGGAGAGGTGCTACCCCCGCTGAGATTTCAGTATAAGGACTACAGCGAGTGGCTGAACAGCGTGGAGCACCAGGAACGGGTTAAGGGGCATGAGGAATACTGGGTGAATCGGTTCGCTGGGGAGCTTCCAGTGCTGAGCCTGCCAGTTGACTATCCTCGCCCTGTAATTCAGAGCCATGTGGGTGCTAGTGTAAACTTTGCATTAAGTAAAGAAGAAACCAAAAAGATTAAGTCAGCGGGTGAACAGCAAGGGCTTACCTTGTACATGAGCCTCCTGTCTGCCTACACTATCCTGCTTTCGAGGCTGAGCGGTCAGGAGGACATCATCGTGGGTACGCCGATTGCGGGTCGTAACCACCCCGATCTGGAGGGTATTGTCGGGGTGTTCGTGAACACGCTGGTCATCCGGAGCAGCGTAGAAAGTGGCGATACCCTGAAGGGTTTCATGGAAAAGATGAAGCAGTCCTCTCTAGAGGCCTTCGAGCACCAGGATTACCCGTTCGAGGATCTGGTGGAGAAGGTGTCGGTGATCAGGGATTTGAGCCGCAATCCCCTGTTCGATGCTATGTTCAGCCTTCAGAACCAATCGGAGTACATGGGAGACATTTCGATGCTCAATGGTGAGATTTACACCCATGAGTCTGGGATATCGAAGTTAGACTTGACATTGACCGCTGTCGACATTGGTGACCAGTTGCTTCTTTGTTTTGAGTACTGTACGAAACTTTATAAACCGAAAAGTGTAGAGCGTTTTATTGGGTTCTTCAAGCGGATAGTGAATCAAATAGCAACTACTCCTGAGGTACAGCTGTCAAGGGTAGAGGTACTGAGTGATGAGGTACGGCACCAACTGCTATACGAGTTCAACGACACTGGGCTTGATTATCCAAGAGAGAAGACTATCCACCAACTCTTTGAGGAACAGACGGAGAGGACTCCAGACCGAGTTTCGGTTTGCTGCGATGGAAATACAATGACCTATGCTGAGTTGGACATCAAAGCTAATGGTATAGCGCAGAAACTATTGAATGCTGGGTGCCAACCTAGTCAACTGGTGGGAGTAATGGCTGAGCGTTCGGTTGATCTGATTGCTGGTATTCTTGGAGTATTGAAATCGGGTTGCGCATATTTACCTCTTGATTCCCATCACCCTAAAGAACGGAACGATAAGATAATCAACAGCAGTGGTATAAAGGTGTTGCTAACAAATATTTCTAGGTTGCAGCAGAGTGATGTGGAGGTTCTGAGTTTAGTTGATGCTGATACTTCCGAAAAGTGTACAACGAACTTGAAAGGAATAAGGAAAGATAGCACGAATGATTTGGCTTATATTATCTATACTTCTGGCTCAACAGGGGAACCCAAGGGGGTAATGGTGGAACACCGAAATGTCGTTAACTTCGTGTTCGGGATGAAGGAATTATTCGAGATGGAAGAGGGCTCAGTGTTGCTCTCATTAACAACGATCTCGTTTGACATTTTCGGGCTGGAGGTTTACGTTCCGCTGCTCAGCGGGGCGTGTATGGTAATCGGAAACGATGATGACCAGAGGGATGTGAATCGAATTAACCAGTTACTTGAGGAGTATAGGGTATCCGTACTCCAGTTGACGCCGTCAAGGCTACGATTACTTCTTACAGCAGGGGGATCAAAGTTACGATTTCAAAATGTAGAGACTTTATTGTTGGGTGGGGAAGAACTCCCCCTCTTATTGTTAGAAGAGGCTAGGCAGGCTTTTAAAGGGAAAATCTACAACGTTTACGGGCCGACGGAAACCACAATCTGGTCGACATACAAGGACGTAACAGAGGGGATGCTAAGCATAGGGCGACCAATAATCAATACACAGGTAAGGATTTTTGGTGCTGGAAATACCCTTCAACCGATTGGAGTAGCCGGAGAACTTTGCATTTTAGGCGATGGGGTTGCTCGTGGGTACTATAAGAACCAACGACTTACCGAGGAGAAGTTTTTAGATATATCGGATGGTGAGGGAGAGCGATTGAGGATGTACCGCACAGGTGATTTGGCTCGATGGCTTCCAGATGGGAATATAGAGTTTCTGGGTCGAATGGACAATCAGGTAAAGATCCGCGGATACCGGATCGAGCTCGGGGAGATAGAGAACGCAATATTAAAATCAAATAAAATTAAGGAATGCGTGGTGATCGTAAGGGAGGACAACGGGGAGAAATATCTGTGCGCATATGTGGTGTGTAAGGCCGATTTCGACCAGCAGACTTTGCGTGACCACCTGAGTAAACTACTGCCGGATTATATGATCCCATCCTACTTCGTTGTGATGGATGAACTACCGTTAACTGCAAATGGAAAGGTTAATCGTAAAGCCCTGCCCACGCCAGATGTAAAGGCAAGCGTTGAATACACCCCACCATCGAACGAGACTGAGGAGAAGTTGGTAGAGATTTGGTCGGAGGTGCTAAACATCTCGAAGGAGATGATCAGTGTAATAGAAAACTTTTTTGTTTTAGGTGGTAATTCATTAAAAGCAATATTATTGATAAATAGAATTAGAAAAGTATTTGAGGTAGAAGTTTCTCTGTCCTCGTTTATGCTTAATTCAACTATACAATATTTAGCTTTATTAATAAATGGGTTGAGTAAAAAAGAATATGTTTCAATTAAGTTAGTTGAAAAAAAAGAGTACTATCCTATATCATCTGTTCAAAAGCGTTTTTATATTATTCAGGTCATGAACCCTGAGAGTGTCACATTTAATTCGGATTGGTTAATTACAATTCCAAAAACCTTTTCATATGAAAAGGCTTCGGATATATTTAATATTGTTGTCGAAAGGCACGATGCTTTTAGAACATTTTTTATAAATCATAATAATACAATTATTCAAAGAGTTGTAGATAAGGTTAATGTTAAAATTGAGACATACAATATTAAAAAGAATGAAATTGATCAATTTATTGTTGATTTTAGAAAACCTTTTGATTTAAGTAAAGTTCCAATTTTAAAAATTGGCTATATTGTTGTTGAAGATGGCGATAATAACTTCATTTTGTATAATACACACCATATTTTTACAGATAGGAGAACATCATTGATATTAGAGGATGAATTTTCGAAAATTGTAAATAATGAGAAGTTAAAACCTCTTAAACTCCAGTATAAAGATTATGCAGAATGGCAAAATTCAAAAGTGCAACAAGATGAAATTAAAAAACAGGAAAAATATTGGCTTGAAGTTTTTAAGAGTGGTATTCCACAGATAAATTTACCCACTGATTTGGCCCGTCCGGAAATAATTAATTGGGAT from the Bacteroidales bacterium genome contains:
- a CDS encoding amino acid adenylation domain-containing protein yields the protein MIASELLVKLFDLGVDLNVDDDKLIIAAGPGLLTEELVLEIRAHKGEILDILKLRSKNKIFHDINPAPEKPYYPLSSAQRRLYLLQQLELGSTAYNMPGVIPLGSGMDKTKIEWVFRQLIARHDSLRTSFEVIGDEPVQRVHKEVDFSIDSYTIEKSEVQERSASFIQAFYLSRAPLLRVAAFDVKGEESLLMIDMHHIIGDGVSQGILEAEYQALCSGEVLPPLRLQYKDYSEWLNSVEHQERVKGHEEYWVNRFAGELPVLSLPVDYPRPSIQSYDGAIVDFVLSKEETKRIKSVGEQHGLTLYMSLLSAYTILLSRLSGQEDIIVGTPIAGRNHPDLEGIVGMFVNTLVIRSSLESGDTLKGFMERMKQSSLEAFEHQDYPFEDLVEKVSVNRDLSRNPLFDALFSLQNQAEYTRDISMLSEQVYIHELGVSKFDLTLTVIDGGEQLLLSFEYCTKLFKPETIERYIGYFKRIVNQIATTPEIQLSRVELLNDEERHQLLYEFNDTQFSYPRGKTVHQLFEDQVEKTPDRVSVIYDGKPMTYAELDGKADRLAGYLLQKGYGGKQLVGIMADRSAEMVVGILGVLKSGSAYLPLDVDHPRERNERIVLSSGVKVLLTNMAGLEQDGVEVLALADGIAEGQNEADRRGSGDDLAYVIYTSGSTGEPKGVMVEHQNIVNFVFGMREVFRMPEGSALLSLTTISFDIFGLEVYVPLLGGASVVIGSGEDQRDVSRILHLVADHKIAVLQLTPSRLRQLLSGLGSPAQLKGVETLLVGGEEFPLQLLEEARRAFTGRIYNVYGPTETTIWSTYKEVTEGPLSIGRPIINTQVRILGAGNTLQPIGVAGELCILGDGVARGYYKNQRLTEEKFIDISNGEGELARIYRTGDLARWLPDGNIEFLGRMDSQVKIRGYRIELGEVESAILRSDAIRECVVIAREDNGEKHLCAYVVCKGGLDQQALRDQLGRLLPDYMIPSYFVTLDELPLTANGKINRKALPAPDATAGVEYAPPSGETEVRLVGTWSEVLGIPQEAISVTANFFSIGGNSLRATVLIGRMHRELGVELPMREVFRNPTIRELALLIDIIMRDNSTKLISNVEKERIVL
- a CDS encoding amino acid adenylation domain-containing protein — translated: MIASELLVKLFDLGVDLNIEGDKLIIDAAPGLLTEELILEIRAHKGEILDILKLRSKNKIFHDINPAPEKPYYPLSSAQRRLYLLQQMEIESTAYNMLYTRFININFDKSKLEWVFRQLIARHESLRTSFEVIGDEPVQRVHKEVDFCVESYTIEKSEAQERSSNFIKAFDLSRAPLLRVAVFEVKGEGSLLMIDMHHIIGDGVSQGILEAEYQALYFGEVLPPLRFQYKDYSEWLNSVEHQERVKGHEEYWVNRFAGELPVLSLPVDYPRPVIQSHVGASVNFALSKEETKKIKSAGEQQGLTLYMSLLSAYTILLSRLSGQEDIIVGTPIAGRNHPDLEGIVGVFVNTLVIRSSVESGDTLKGFMEKMKQSSLEAFEHQDYPFEDLVEKVSVIRDLSRNPLFDAMFSLQNQSEYMGDISMLNGEIYTHESGISKLDLTLTAVDIGDQLLLCFEYCTKLYKPKSVERFIGFFKRIVNQIATTPEVQLSRVEVLSDEVRHQLLYEFNDTGLDYPREKTIHQLFEEQTERTPDRVSVCCDGNTMTYAELDIKANGIAQKLLNAGCQPSQLVGVMAERSVDLIAGILGVLKSGCAYLPLDSHHPKERNDKIINSSGIKVLLTNISRLQQSDVEVLSLVDADTSEKCTTNLKGIRKDSTNDLAYIIYTSGSTGEPKGVMVEHRNVVNFVFGMKELFEMEEGSVLLSLTTISFDIFGLEVYVPLLSGACMVIGNDDDQRDVNRINQLLEEYRVSVLQLTPSRLRLLLTAGGSKLRFQNVETLLLGGEELPLLLLEEARQAFKGKIYNVYGPTETTIWSTYKDVTEGMLSIGRPIINTQVRIFGAGNTLQPIGVAGELCILGDGVARGYYKNQRLTEEKFLDISDGEGERLRMYRTGDLARWLPDGNIEFLGRMDNQVKIRGYRIELGEIENAILKSNKIKECVVIVREDNGEKYLCAYVVCKADFDQQTLRDHLSKLLPDYMIPSYFVVMDELPLTANGKVNRKALPTPDVKASVEYTPPSNETEEKLVEIWSEVLNISKEMISVIENFFVLGGNSLKAILLINRIRKVFEVEVSLSSFMLNSTIQYLALLINGLSKKEYVSIKLVEKKEYYPISSVQKRFYIIQVMNPESVTFNSDWLITIPKTFSYEKASDIFNIVVERHDAFRTFFINHNNTIIQRVVDKVNVKIETYNIKKNEIDQFIVDFRKPFDLSKVPILKIGYIVVEDGDNNFILYNTHHIFTDRRTSLILEDEFSKIVNNEKLKPLKLQYKDYAEWQNSKVQQDEIKKQEKYWLEVFKSGIPQINLPTDLARPEIINWDDCYSIGVVYDNNYANKIRKAAENEGVSLFAFFLSVTNLLLNKISGNNDIVVGTFALGRNMVDLENIVGAFINTIAIRNTFRTDTSCKDFLKNTANNIIQATENQDYQFDELVDLLKVKRKPNREPIFDIVLTLTETDQELSLEKEEGLKHHIKTAGRGDLVFEIITYQEKIVLSIIYCDKLFLPQTIDRFIRYLNIIIDTFLNDVNINMSEIKLIEIEEITKQEREEVEFDI